In Planococcus sp. MB-3u-03, the DNA window AAGTGAACGAAACGGCAATCGGCCAGCGCGTATCATTGAAAGGGTGGGTCCGCAAACGCCGCGACCTCGGCGGATTGATCTTCGTCGATGTCCGCGACCGTTCAGGGATCGTCCAAGTGGTCTTCAACCCGGAAATTTCGGAAACTGCGTCAAAAATCGGGGAATCATTGCGCAATGAATTTGTTGTCCATATTGATGGGCTTGTCGTTGAACGGGCAGAAGGCCAAGTGAACGCCGCGATGAAAACCGGCAAAATCGAAGTGCAAGTGGACAATGTAGAAATCATCAATGCCGCGAAAAACCCGCCGTTTGCGATCGAAGACCAAACGGATGTCAGCGAAGACCTGCGCTTGAAATACCGTTATTTGGACTTGCGCCGTCCCGCGATGTTCGAAACCTTGAAAATGCGTTCGGACGTTACGAAAACGATCCGCAATTTCCTCGACAGTGAAGGGTTCTTGGATGTGGAAACACCGATTTTGACGAAATCCACTCCGGAAGGCGCGCGTGATTATTTGGTGCCAAGCCGCGTCCATGACGGCGAATTCTACGCCTTGCCGCAATCACCGCAATTGTTCAAGCAAATGCTGATGGTTTCAGGAGTAGATAAATATTACCAAATCGCACGTTGTTTCCGCGATGAAGATTTGCGCGCTGACCGCCAGCCGGAATTTACGCAAATCGATATGGAAATGAGCTTCCAGACAATGGAAGACATCATTGAATTGAACGAACGCTTGATGATACAAGTCATGAAGGATGTCAAAGGCATCGACATCGATGCAGGATTCGAGCGCATGAGCTACCGTGATGCCATGGAACGTTTCGGTTCCGACAAACCGGATGTCCGCTTCGGCATGGAATTGACCGATGTATCGGAACTGGTGAAAGGCTCCGCGTTTAAAGTCTTTACAGGTGCCGTGGAATCTGGCGGACAAGTCAAATTGATCAACGCCAAAGCACAAGCCGCCAATTATTCACGTAAAGACATCGATGCCCTTGGCGAATTCGCTGCCCGTTACGGAGCGAAAGGCTTGGCGTGGCTGAAAGTGGAAGAAGGCGGCGTCAAAGGGCCGATCGCTAAATTCTTCGAAGGCGAGACGGCTGACAATTTGATTGCAGCAGCAGAAGCTGAAGCAGGCGATTTGCTGTTGTTTGTCGCTGACTCCAAAACGGTCGTTGCGGACGCGCTAGGCGCCTTGCGCATGAAGCTCGGCAAAGACTTGGACTTGATCGACCAATCGATCTTCAAATTCCTGTGGATCACCGACTGGCCGCTGCTTGAATACGACGACAAAGACGGCCGCTACTACGCGGCGCACCATCCGTTCACGATGCCGTTCGAAGAAGACCTCGACAAGTTGTCGACGGAACCGCAAAACGTCCGTGCGCAAGCATATGACCTAGTATTGAATGGCTATGAACTGGGCGGGGGATCGGCGCGGATTTACAAACGTGACATCCAGGAGAAAATGTTCGAAGTGCTTGGTTTCTCGAAAGAAGAAGCGACAGAGCAATTCGGCTTCTTGCTCGAAGCATTTGAATACGGAACGCCACCACACGGCGGCATTGCATTCGGCCTTGACCGTTTGGTGATGC includes these proteins:
- the aspS gene encoding aspartate--tRNA ligase, producing the protein MSRTHYCGEVNETAIGQRVSLKGWVRKRRDLGGLIFVDVRDRSGIVQVVFNPEISETASKIGESLRNEFVVHIDGLVVERAEGQVNAAMKTGKIEVQVDNVEIINAAKNPPFAIEDQTDVSEDLRLKYRYLDLRRPAMFETLKMRSDVTKTIRNFLDSEGFLDVETPILTKSTPEGARDYLVPSRVHDGEFYALPQSPQLFKQMLMVSGVDKYYQIARCFRDEDLRADRQPEFTQIDMEMSFQTMEDIIELNERLMIQVMKDVKGIDIDAGFERMSYRDAMERFGSDKPDVRFGMELTDVSELVKGSAFKVFTGAVESGGQVKLINAKAQAANYSRKDIDALGEFAARYGAKGLAWLKVEEGGVKGPIAKFFEGETADNLIAAAEAEAGDLLLFVADSKTVVADALGALRMKLGKDLDLIDQSIFKFLWITDWPLLEYDDKDGRYYAAHHPFTMPFEEDLDKLSTEPQNVRAQAYDLVLNGYELGGGSARIYKRDIQEKMFEVLGFSKEEATEQFGFLLEAFEYGTPPHGGIAFGLDRLVMLLAGRTNLRDTIAFPKTASASDMLTEAPSAVSSAQLEELNLSVTIQNSEKDSE